A window of Marinobacter salarius contains these coding sequences:
- a CDS encoding phage tail tape measure protein, with translation MADTSKTVEIIFGGVDKTGNAISSVGKNLDGLTNRVGDLTGPLANITDSIVKLDAALAAAAVGVTAYAIKISDDFDTAFGEIATLIGQPADNLRDFQDQILSYSETSTASLDQITNATYSAISAGTDYKDSLELLAAAEQLSIAGRADLGDTTTALVSTMNAFGASADEAGDYADNFFTAVQLGQTTIPELASSMGRLSPIAAAAGLSFEEMAAAIATITAETGTSTPEAITGIRAAITALLKPTSEARDVAAELGIEFNAAALESKGFAGVLADVMEATGGNTEVIAQLFGSVEALAPVLALGGNAAEKFAENLIKFTQNTGSAKTASEELVDTLGLLGQTLVNNLESALIGVGGRLTDETRSIVTSLTSIFNSLGNEIKLDNGAFSPILDALEGLAGDIDRKMQTIAENFPEALANLDLSQLLASFGDLSDELGNAFTNVFGDIDLDTVEGLEQALQRVVDAFTALVNISAGIVDGLQPLFQAIGKGIEEFEDLDESTKRNVGELLGLSKAIDTVLPALSALGGGLDSVGTGLTALAGAQGFKALLGNLNSVKAIAKSAGKGGLVGAALAGGYGVGLLINEFVIDPMEKAFGTSIGSWLYEQFNADEIEKIKEQLKPLTEEEKKLAKQTGELRDLNDRLAEKLEKTATATEDTQKAWQDYANELVNAANKQNKLNDAIDGTDSNLARSGNAIDQLTDKASKNGDALGEVGRTTKELADNNETLTLGYDKATGKVNSWSGAIIKSGKSVSDAATKTQDLVTNTESYRLELEKIDSNERIKMIEASVSLDIAEVEANADKVVALAESITEAFGDSTSLIGDLFGGFDEASRSTQLDIASQIRKENKFREEALEMQQKLTKAEIDYIKAKTKQANSGDALVKVDGSGLQPHLEAFMFEILSAIQVRVNADGEEMLLGLRDL, from the coding sequence ATGGCTGATACATCGAAAACTGTTGAAATCATCTTTGGTGGCGTCGACAAAACCGGCAACGCTATCAGCTCAGTCGGCAAGAACCTGGACGGCCTGACGAACCGCGTAGGCGACCTGACCGGGCCCCTGGCCAACATCACCGACAGCATTGTGAAGCTGGACGCAGCCCTTGCCGCTGCCGCCGTGGGCGTGACCGCCTACGCCATCAAGATATCGGACGACTTTGATACAGCCTTTGGCGAGATTGCCACCCTGATCGGGCAGCCTGCTGACAACCTCCGTGATTTTCAGGATCAGATCCTGTCCTACTCCGAGACTTCGACTGCATCTCTGGATCAAATAACCAACGCCACATACAGCGCGATCTCAGCCGGCACTGACTACAAAGATTCGCTTGAGCTTCTTGCCGCCGCTGAACAGCTTTCCATTGCCGGCCGCGCAGACCTTGGCGATACCACTACGGCCCTGGTCAGCACCATGAACGCTTTCGGTGCATCGGCGGATGAAGCCGGAGATTACGCCGATAACTTCTTTACTGCCGTTCAGCTTGGCCAAACAACTATTCCAGAGCTCGCTTCCTCAATGGGCCGGTTGTCGCCTATCGCAGCTGCCGCCGGACTGAGCTTTGAAGAAATGGCCGCAGCCATTGCGACCATCACCGCAGAAACCGGCACCAGTACGCCAGAGGCTATCACTGGTATTCGGGCTGCAATTACTGCGCTACTCAAGCCGACTAGTGAGGCTCGGGATGTGGCCGCCGAGCTTGGCATTGAGTTCAACGCAGCAGCCCTCGAAAGCAAAGGCTTCGCAGGAGTGCTGGCAGATGTTATGGAAGCCACGGGCGGAAACACGGAAGTCATCGCGCAGCTGTTCGGCTCCGTTGAGGCCCTGGCTCCAGTGCTTGCTCTAGGCGGTAATGCGGCTGAAAAGTTTGCCGAAAACCTTATCAAGTTCACACAGAACACCGGATCGGCAAAAACTGCCTCTGAAGAGCTGGTAGATACCCTGGGGCTTCTTGGTCAGACCCTGGTCAACAACCTTGAATCAGCACTCATCGGCGTAGGTGGCCGGCTCACAGACGAAACACGCAGCATCGTCACCTCCCTGACCAGCATATTCAATTCCCTGGGCAACGAGATAAAACTCGATAACGGCGCCTTCTCGCCAATCCTGGACGCCCTGGAAGGCCTTGCCGGGGATATTGACAGGAAGATGCAGACCATCGCGGAAAACTTCCCTGAAGCACTGGCAAACCTCGATCTGAGCCAGCTACTGGCATCCTTTGGAGACCTCAGCGACGAACTCGGGAATGCCTTCACCAACGTCTTTGGTGATATCGACCTGGACACCGTAGAGGGGCTGGAGCAGGCCCTTCAGCGGGTCGTGGATGCCTTCACCGCTTTGGTGAACATTTCGGCAGGGATCGTGGATGGCCTCCAGCCACTGTTTCAGGCAATCGGCAAGGGTATCGAGGAATTCGAGGATCTGGACGAATCGACCAAACGAAATGTTGGGGAGCTGCTCGGGCTGTCAAAGGCCATTGATACGGTTCTGCCTGCCCTTAGCGCCCTTGGTGGTGGTCTGGATTCAGTCGGTACAGGTCTCACGGCGCTGGCCGGCGCCCAAGGCTTCAAGGCCCTGCTGGGCAACCTGAACAGCGTTAAGGCAATCGCAAAATCAGCAGGCAAAGGTGGGCTGGTCGGTGCGGCCCTGGCTGGTGGTTACGGTGTTGGCCTACTGATTAACGAATTCGTCATAGATCCAATGGAAAAAGCCTTCGGTACGTCCATCGGCTCCTGGCTCTATGAGCAGTTCAACGCTGATGAGATTGAGAAGATCAAAGAGCAGCTGAAGCCTCTGACTGAGGAAGAAAAGAAACTCGCCAAACAAACTGGCGAGCTCCGGGATTTAAACGACCGGCTGGCCGAAAAGCTGGAAAAGACGGCTACTGCCACCGAAGACACCCAGAAGGCCTGGCAAGATTACGCCAACGAGCTTGTAAATGCCGCCAACAAGCAGAATAAGCTGAACGACGCCATCGACGGCACCGATAGCAATCTGGCCCGCTCAGGTAACGCCATCGACCAGCTTACCGACAAAGCCAGCAAAAATGGAGACGCTCTCGGAGAGGTTGGCAGAACCACGAAAGAGCTGGCCGATAATAACGAAACCTTAACCCTTGGCTACGACAAAGCGACGGGCAAGGTGAACAGCTGGTCAGGTGCCATTATCAAGTCCGGCAAATCCGTAAGCGATGCCGCAACCAAGACTCAAGACCTCGTCACCAATACAGAGAGCTACCGCCTCGAACTCGAAAAGATCGACAGCAACGAGCGGATCAAAATGATTGAGGCTTCGGTATCACTCGACATTGCCGAGGTGGAAGCGAACGCGGATAAGGTCGTGGCGCTGGCTGAGTCCATCACGGAAGCTTTTGGAGATTCAACCAGCCTGATTGGCGACCTGTTCGGCGGCTTCGATGAAGCCAGCCGGTCAACCCAGCTGGACATTGCCTCCCAGATCCGAAAGGAGAACAAGTTCCGAGAGGAAGCGCTTGAAATGCAGCAAAAGTTGACCAAGGCTGAAATTGACTACATCAAGGCCAAAACCAAACAAGCCAACTCCGGTGACGCCTTGGTGAAGGTGGACGGCTCAGGGCTTCAGCCTCATCTGGAAGCCTTTATGTTCGAGATCTTGAGTGCAATTCAGGTTCGCGTAAATGCGGACGGTGAAGAAATGCTCCTCGGTCTCAGGGACTTATAA
- a CDS encoding DUF4124 domain-containing protein has translation MRLLIPLFLILAFPVSAQVYKWTDENGITHFGNQPPPGQKEEVRIRDSQPGSMSADSAAESDIIRQSRELERRKSEESIRRAEQRYRERVAEIEEEYEERPDYICQGASNRLKSARDRWKSKKRQGYSIDDERYYEQLIKDRQRHRDNVCR, from the coding sequence ATGCGGTTACTGATACCCCTTTTTCTGATCCTCGCTTTCCCCGTTTCTGCCCAGGTCTACAAGTGGACCGATGAGAACGGCATTACCCATTTTGGCAACCAGCCGCCACCAGGCCAGAAAGAAGAGGTAAGGATTCGAGATAGTCAGCCAGGCTCCATGTCTGCGGACAGTGCCGCTGAATCGGACATCATTCGCCAAAGCCGGGAGCTGGAACGCCGAAAGTCTGAGGAGTCGATCAGAAGGGCAGAGCAGCGATATAGGGAGCGAGTTGCAGAGATCGAAGAGGAGTATGAAGAGCGTCCTGATTACATTTGTCAGGGCGCATCCAACCGGCTGAAAAGTGCCCGGGATCGATGGAAAAGCAAGAAGCGCCAAGGCTATAGCATCGACGACGAGCGGTATTATGAGCAATTGATAAAGGATCGGCAGCGCCACCGGGATAATGTTTGTCGATGA
- a CDS encoding ABC transporter ATP-binding protein has translation MRKEAAHQDVVISVRGLCNRFGSHEVHKELDLDLYQREILGVVGGSGTGKSVLLRSIVGLHTPDSGTIEVFGEQLQALSQQQRSHVERRFGVLFQSGALFSSLTLQENVALPLIEHAKLSRTDAEHLARVKLALVGLPVNAAGKYPAQLSGGMVKRASLARALALDPEVLFLDEPTAGLDPIGAAAFDRLIVTLRDALGFSVFLVTHDLDTLYTTCDRVAVLASRSVLVADRLAVVEATDDPWIRDYFHGPRGRAVNRIRPATGQ, from the coding sequence GTGAGAAAAGAGGCCGCGCACCAGGATGTGGTTATCAGCGTGAGGGGCCTGTGTAACCGCTTCGGTAGTCATGAGGTACATAAGGAGCTCGATCTCGACCTTTATCAACGGGAAATACTGGGTGTTGTTGGCGGGTCTGGAACCGGCAAGTCGGTGTTGCTGAGGAGCATTGTCGGGCTGCATACGCCGGATTCCGGGACCATTGAAGTCTTTGGTGAGCAGTTGCAGGCTCTTTCTCAACAACAACGCTCCCACGTAGAGCGGCGCTTTGGCGTGCTGTTTCAGAGCGGTGCCCTGTTCAGCTCCCTGACACTCCAGGAAAACGTCGCCCTACCACTGATTGAACATGCCAAACTGTCCCGTACTGACGCGGAACATTTGGCCCGGGTGAAGCTCGCACTGGTCGGCCTCCCAGTCAACGCGGCCGGAAAGTACCCCGCCCAGCTGTCAGGTGGCATGGTTAAAAGAGCCTCGCTCGCAAGGGCCCTGGCGCTGGACCCGGAGGTGTTGTTCCTGGACGAGCCCACCGCCGGGCTCGATCCCATTGGCGCCGCCGCTTTTGACCGATTGATTGTTACGCTCCGGGACGCCCTTGGCTTCAGCGTGTTTCTGGTGACCCATGATCTGGACACCCTTTACACCACCTGTGACCGGGTGGCCGTGTTAGCCTCGCGGAGCGTACTGGTGGCGGACCGGCTGGCGGTAGTTGAAGCCACCGACGACCCCTGGATTCGCGATTACTTCCATGGGCCCAGAGGCCGCGCCGTCAATCGCATCAGGCCGGCCACGGGACAATAA
- a CDS encoding ABC transporter permease yields MPSPGKLAFQNGQLTVSGDWTLPNYGSLKRDVQKAAAMESPNGYSVNLATINALDTAGASLLVDLLGARQLHELTEQTPGLSSERQELLRLVANAMASPEGEKALRSNPITEFLAGVGEKIEDFWHQQRLLIGFTGQILATLASILVTPWRWRITSLVAHVHQTGLNALPIVALLTFLVGAVVAFLGATILDDFGATIYTVNLVAFSFLREFGVLLAAILLAGRTASAFTAQLGSMKANEEIDALRTFGLSPIELLVIPRVLAMVVSLPILTFVGMISGIVGGSLVCVVALDISVPQILNILETKVKVVHLLVGLGKAPIFAFVIAVIGCLEGFKASGSAQSVGEHTTSAVVQSIFMVILLDSIAAIFFMEMGW; encoded by the coding sequence ATGCCCTCCCCTGGCAAGCTTGCATTCCAGAACGGCCAATTGACCGTCTCGGGCGACTGGACGCTTCCGAACTACGGCAGCTTGAAGCGGGATGTCCAAAAAGCCGCCGCAATGGAGTCACCTAACGGGTATTCCGTCAATCTGGCAACAATCAATGCGCTAGATACCGCCGGCGCATCCCTGCTGGTGGACCTTCTGGGTGCCCGTCAACTCCATGAGCTTACCGAGCAAACCCCCGGGCTTTCCAGCGAACGTCAGGAACTGCTACGCCTGGTTGCCAACGCGATGGCCAGCCCTGAAGGCGAAAAGGCCCTCCGATCCAACCCGATCACCGAGTTCCTGGCGGGTGTTGGCGAAAAAATCGAAGACTTCTGGCATCAACAACGGCTGTTGATCGGGTTCACCGGCCAGATACTGGCGACATTGGCGAGCATCCTTGTAACACCCTGGCGATGGCGGATCACCTCACTGGTGGCCCATGTCCATCAGACCGGGCTGAATGCCCTTCCCATCGTGGCGCTGCTGACGTTTCTGGTGGGCGCGGTGGTTGCATTTCTGGGCGCCACCATTCTCGATGATTTCGGCGCCACCATTTACACCGTGAACCTTGTGGCCTTCTCGTTCCTGCGGGAGTTCGGTGTTCTGCTGGCCGCTATCCTGCTGGCTGGTCGCACGGCCAGCGCCTTTACTGCGCAACTCGGGTCCATGAAAGCGAACGAAGAAATCGATGCCCTAAGAACCTTCGGGCTGAGCCCGATTGAATTACTGGTTATCCCCCGGGTGCTGGCGATGGTGGTTTCGCTTCCGATATTGACCTTCGTCGGCATGATCAGTGGCATTGTTGGTGGTTCGCTGGTGTGCGTCGTGGCGCTGGATATCTCGGTTCCGCAAATCCTGAATATCCTCGAAACCAAGGTAAAAGTCGTCCACCTTCTGGTTGGGCTGGGGAAAGCCCCTATTTTTGCGTTTGTGATTGCCGTTATCGGTTGCCTTGAGGGCTTCAAGGCCAGCGGAAGTGCCCAGTCCGTCGGTGAGCACACCACCTCCGCCGTGGTACAGTCGATCTTTATGGTGATTCTGCTGGATTCCATAGCAGCGATATTCTTCATGGAGATGGGCTGGTGA
- a CDS encoding MlaD family protein, with protein MEPRAHHVLIGLFTLVALASALAFALWLGQAGNDRDYAWYEIIFGRGVSGLSEGSPVKYSGIEVGDVAELSLDPSDPRNVRVLIRVYDDVPIKEDTRAGLALTNITGSMNIELKGGTPGSKKLTGSRESPPTIQAEPSAFTTLMASSEELFAKLDQFLTNANAMVSKENSRNLTRSLQNIEAVSSGLMDQRSELSNLVTSFDQLSVQTEATLKTFRQFGSTANSLLDKEGRQLMATAQSAMNSLETATARLEALTARNEGSLDQGMQGIGELAPAMRELRSTLQNMDSLIHRLEDDPAGLLLGREPIQEFNP; from the coding sequence ATGGAACCCAGAGCACATCACGTCCTGATTGGGCTGTTCACGCTGGTTGCGCTTGCCAGTGCGCTCGCATTTGCCCTGTGGCTAGGCCAGGCCGGCAACGACCGCGATTATGCCTGGTACGAAATCATTTTCGGTCGGGGCGTCAGCGGGCTCTCGGAGGGCAGCCCGGTCAAATACAGCGGCATTGAGGTGGGCGACGTGGCCGAACTAAGCCTCGACCCAAGTGACCCGCGCAACGTCAGAGTACTCATTCGGGTCTACGACGATGTGCCCATCAAGGAAGACACTCGGGCTGGCCTGGCGTTGACGAACATTACCGGCAGCATGAACATCGAACTGAAGGGCGGCACCCCTGGGAGCAAAAAGCTGACTGGCAGCCGTGAATCCCCACCGACCATCCAGGCCGAACCCTCGGCCTTTACCACCCTGATGGCTTCCAGTGAGGAGCTGTTTGCCAAGCTCGATCAGTTCCTCACCAACGCAAATGCCATGGTGTCCAAGGAAAACTCCCGAAACCTCACCCGCAGCCTCCAGAACATCGAGGCCGTGTCGTCAGGGTTGATGGACCAACGCAGCGAACTGAGCAATCTGGTGACGAGTTTCGATCAACTCAGCGTACAAACCGAGGCCACGCTGAAAACCTTCCGTCAATTTGGCAGCACAGCCAACAGCTTGCTGGACAAGGAAGGCCGCCAGTTGATGGCCACTGCCCAGAGCGCCATGAACTCACTGGAAACCGCTACCGCACGACTTGAAGCACTCACCGCCCGCAACGAAGGCTCCCTGGACCAGGGAATGCAGGGTATCGGGGAACTGGCGCCGGCCATGCGGGAACTGAGATCAACGCTGCAAAACATGGACAGCCTTATCCACCGCCTGG
- a CDS encoding DUF927 domain-containing protein, with protein MSKNNTATEFSEVTEVTGVTSLSPKASGGNPAENPEVTEVTITPENPLTTPPKDPQEPEINRPCFMTHNDWFAVNGERHRPGLYWHSWNKAYGDNEPEPVDTWVSSPIHAIALTQDEHGSNHGLLLRFCDPSGKWKEWAAPLHLLKGSGEELRGELLSNGLRYNLQAQRLLLQWMMSQYPKRWIIAATTTGWSPQADAFVLPGGTIGNTEIRFQSEHAAHDAYMQRGTLEGWRENVSKRCEGNLLLVLAVSVAVTGPLILKARQQHTGGAGLHCKGDSSKGKTTLLQVAASVWGGPDFVSSWRGTGNGQEATFAARNDTFHALDEISESNSKEIGSIVYALANGHGKQRAARTGGARLSARWRIMALSSGERSLSAHMSESGQRVKAGQEARLLDIPGTNRRHGAFDELHGFGNGSQFSNALKESTSKDYGLAGPEFVARLVDDEDDLPGLYAKTCNLPGFTGSDGVESRAGGIFALIAMAGEKATEYQITGWAEGEALNAAMWAFNEWRSFRGQGSTEHRQILNGIRDFIARHGDSRFSERRPSTDSAPPVRDRAGYWEESDDGRIYYFNGPGLQEAGNGHDMPRILEAVESAGWIVERDGRKRSKRKKVSGQVVALYALRPEDPES; from the coding sequence ATGAGCAAAAACAACACGGCAACAGAGTTTTCAGAGGTAACCGAGGTAACCGGGGTAACCTCCCTGTCTCCCAAGGCTTCTGGCGGTAACCCCGCTGAAAATCCTGAGGTAACTGAGGTAACTATTACCCCGGAAAACCCGCTGACAACGCCCCCTAAGGACCCGCAGGAACCAGAGATAAACCGCCCCTGCTTTATGACCCACAACGATTGGTTCGCCGTGAACGGTGAGAGGCATAGGCCGGGTCTGTACTGGCACAGCTGGAACAAAGCCTATGGTGATAATGAACCGGAACCCGTGGACACATGGGTAAGCAGCCCCATTCATGCAATCGCACTCACACAGGACGAGCACGGAAGCAATCACGGCCTACTTCTGCGGTTTTGCGATCCGTCCGGCAAGTGGAAGGAATGGGCCGCACCTTTGCACCTGCTCAAAGGCAGCGGGGAAGAATTGCGGGGAGAGCTGCTCAGCAATGGGCTCAGATATAACCTTCAAGCTCAGCGGTTGCTACTGCAATGGATGATGAGCCAATACCCGAAGCGCTGGATCATTGCGGCAACTACTACCGGCTGGAGCCCTCAGGCTGATGCCTTTGTTCTTCCTGGCGGAACGATCGGAAACACAGAAATTCGTTTCCAGTCGGAGCACGCCGCCCACGATGCCTATATGCAGCGCGGCACCCTGGAAGGCTGGCGAGAAAACGTATCAAAACGATGCGAGGGAAATCTACTCCTAGTTTTGGCGGTATCGGTCGCCGTTACCGGACCCTTGATTCTTAAGGCGCGCCAGCAGCACACCGGTGGCGCCGGCCTTCACTGTAAAGGGGATTCATCCAAGGGCAAGACAACCTTGCTCCAAGTCGCTGCCAGTGTCTGGGGAGGGCCTGATTTTGTTTCCTCCTGGCGAGGAACAGGAAATGGCCAGGAAGCTACATTCGCAGCCAGAAACGACACTTTCCATGCGCTCGATGAAATCAGCGAGAGCAATTCGAAAGAAATCGGCTCGATTGTCTATGCCCTGGCAAATGGGCACGGGAAACAGAGGGCGGCCCGAACAGGCGGTGCCCGACTATCTGCCCGCTGGCGGATCATGGCCCTCTCCAGTGGTGAACGAAGCCTCTCTGCTCACATGAGTGAGTCAGGACAGCGGGTGAAAGCTGGCCAGGAAGCCCGTCTGCTCGATATTCCTGGAACCAATCGGCGCCACGGCGCTTTCGATGAACTCCACGGCTTTGGGAATGGCAGCCAGTTCTCAAACGCGCTCAAGGAAAGTACCAGTAAGGACTACGGTCTTGCGGGCCCTGAATTCGTGGCTCGACTTGTCGACGATGAGGACGACTTGCCTGGCCTCTACGCAAAGACATGCAACCTGCCCGGCTTCACTGGCTCCGATGGTGTTGAATCACGCGCCGGTGGAATCTTTGCTCTGATTGCGATGGCCGGAGAAAAGGCAACCGAATACCAGATTACAGGATGGGCAGAGGGTGAAGCGCTCAATGCAGCGATGTGGGCCTTCAATGAGTGGCGATCCTTCCGGGGCCAGGGCAGCACAGAACACCGGCAGATTCTGAACGGGATACGCGACTTTATCGCCAGGCATGGCGACAGCCGTTTTTCAGAACGTAGGCCGAGCACGGATAGCGCCCCGCCCGTCAGAGATCGTGCCGGTTACTGGGAAGAGTCCGATGATGGTCGAATCTATTACTTCAACGGTCCAGGCCTGCAGGAAGCTGGCAACGGGCATGATATGCCGCGAATTCTGGAAGCCGTGGAATCCGCTGGCTGGATCGTGGAGCGGGACGGCAGAAAACGCTCAAAACGCAAAAAGGTCTCTGGCCAAGTTGTCGCGCTCTACGCACTTCGCCCGGAGGATCCAGAGTCATGA